One genomic window of Glycine soja cultivar W05 chromosome 9, ASM419377v2, whole genome shotgun sequence includes the following:
- the LOC114425756 gene encoding protein IQ-DOMAIN 14-like isoform X1, translating to MAKKKSWFSLVKRLFIWDTHSTQDKVKEKRRKWIFGRLKSKRIPSIKAPLPSKETILSEAEEEQSKHALTVAIASAAAAEAAVTVAHAAAEVVRLTGERKENSEESQPVKTRNGAPQSTYQCQREIKESAAAIKIQTAFRGYLAKKALRALKGIVKLQAIIRGRAVRRQAMSTLKCLQSIVSIQSQVCARRLQMVEGRCDYSENEDMQDSKDKIIRMDSNSERKWDESTVLKEEVDTSCTSKKETILKRERIKEYSFNHRRSAESERSKVNGRWRYWLEQWVDTQLSKSKELEDLDSVFSSHSRAGEEYGGRQLKLTSINNQRQSPVEGLDSPTLGSRRSFPHRRQCSVGEDHSFSSSPATPAYMAATESAKAKARSTSSPKIRTGGNVDMNSDSYSPCKKKLSISSSINSEVLNSGRMGKLSSSNQQQRSPSFKGLSVPIKSSRTTIKDLSINSDCSLPNWDRQASFK from the exons ATGGCCAAAAAGAAGAGCTGGTTTAGTCTGGTGAAGAGGCTCTTTATATGGGACACACATTCCACACAAGATAAGGTG aaggagaaaagaaggaaatggATATTTGGAAGGCTAAAGAGCAAGAGAATACCTTCAATTAAAGCTCCACTACCATCAAAAGAAACAATACTAAGTGAAGCAGAGGAAGAACAGAGCAAGCATGCTTTAACAGTGGCCATTGCCTCAGCAGCAGCTGCTGAAGCTGCTGTTACTGTTGCTCATGCTGCTGCGGAGGTTGTTCGCCTCACTGGGGAACGCAAGGAAAACTCAGAAGAATCTCAACCTGTTAAAACTAGGAATGGTGCTCCTCAATCCACATACCAGTGCCAGAGGGAGATTAAAGAATCTGCTGCCGCCATCAAAATTCAAACTGCATTTCGGGGTTACCTG GCAAAGAAGGCTTTGAGGGCATTGAAGGGAATAGTGAAGCTTCAAGCTATCATTCGTGGCCGAGCAGTAAGACGCCAAGCTATGAGTACTCTTAAGTGCTTACAGTCCATTGTGAGTATCCAGTCACAGGTCTGTGCAAGGAGGCTCCAAATGGTTGAAGGGAGATGTGATTACTCTGAAAATGAAGACATGCAAGATTCTAAAGACAAAATAATTAGG ATGGACTCGAACAGTGAAAGAAAGTGGGATGAAAGCACTGTATTGAAGGAAGAGGTAGACACCTCCTGCACTAGCAAGAAAGAAACAATTCTCAAgagagaaagaataaaagaatacTCATTTAACCATAGA AGGTCAGCAGAGTCAGAAAGAAGTAAGGTAAATGGAAGATGGAGGTACTGGCTAGAGCAGTGGGTAGATACACAACTTTCAAAGAGTAAAGAGCTTGAAGATTTAGACTCAGTTTTTAGCTCACATTCTAGGGCTGGGGAGGAATATGGAGGAAGACAACTTAAGCTGACAAGTATTAACAATCAGAGACAAAGTCCAGTTGAAGGATTGGATTCTCCTACACTTGGTTCAAGAAGATCTTTTCCTCATAGGAGGCAGTGTTCAGTGGGAGAAGACCACTCATTTTCAAGCTCTCCTGCAACTCCAGCATACATGGCTGCAACAGAATCAGCAAAAGCAAAAGCAAGATCAACAAGCTCCCCAAAAATAAGGACTGGGGGGAATGTGGACATGAACTCTGATAGCTATTCACCATGCAAGAAAAAGCTATCAATTTCATCTTCTATTAACAGTGAAGTGCTTAATAGTGGTAGGATGGGCAAGCTCAGTAGTAGTAACCAGCAGCAAAGATCTCCAAGCTTTAAGGGCCTTTCAGTGCCTATAAAATCAAGCAGAACTACTATCAAGGATCTCAGTATTAATTCAGATTGCTCACTGCCTAATTGGGATCGACAAGCTTCCTTCAAATGA
- the LOC114425756 gene encoding protein IQ-DOMAIN 14-like isoform X2, producing MAKKKSWFSLVKRLFIWDTHSTQDKKEKRRKWIFGRLKSKRIPSIKAPLPSKETILSEAEEEQSKHALTVAIASAAAAEAAVTVAHAAAEVVRLTGERKENSEESQPVKTRNGAPQSTYQCQREIKESAAAIKIQTAFRGYLAKKALRALKGIVKLQAIIRGRAVRRQAMSTLKCLQSIVSIQSQVCARRLQMVEGRCDYSENEDMQDSKDKIIRMDSNSERKWDESTVLKEEVDTSCTSKKETILKRERIKEYSFNHRRSAESERSKVNGRWRYWLEQWVDTQLSKSKELEDLDSVFSSHSRAGEEYGGRQLKLTSINNQRQSPVEGLDSPTLGSRRSFPHRRQCSVGEDHSFSSSPATPAYMAATESAKAKARSTSSPKIRTGGNVDMNSDSYSPCKKKLSISSSINSEVLNSGRMGKLSSSNQQQRSPSFKGLSVPIKSSRTTIKDLSINSDCSLPNWDRQASFK from the exons ATGGCCAAAAAGAAGAGCTGGTTTAGTCTGGTGAAGAGGCTCTTTATATGGGACACACATTCCACACAAGATAAG aaggagaaaagaaggaaatggATATTTGGAAGGCTAAAGAGCAAGAGAATACCTTCAATTAAAGCTCCACTACCATCAAAAGAAACAATACTAAGTGAAGCAGAGGAAGAACAGAGCAAGCATGCTTTAACAGTGGCCATTGCCTCAGCAGCAGCTGCTGAAGCTGCTGTTACTGTTGCTCATGCTGCTGCGGAGGTTGTTCGCCTCACTGGGGAACGCAAGGAAAACTCAGAAGAATCTCAACCTGTTAAAACTAGGAATGGTGCTCCTCAATCCACATACCAGTGCCAGAGGGAGATTAAAGAATCTGCTGCCGCCATCAAAATTCAAACTGCATTTCGGGGTTACCTG GCAAAGAAGGCTTTGAGGGCATTGAAGGGAATAGTGAAGCTTCAAGCTATCATTCGTGGCCGAGCAGTAAGACGCCAAGCTATGAGTACTCTTAAGTGCTTACAGTCCATTGTGAGTATCCAGTCACAGGTCTGTGCAAGGAGGCTCCAAATGGTTGAAGGGAGATGTGATTACTCTGAAAATGAAGACATGCAAGATTCTAAAGACAAAATAATTAGG ATGGACTCGAACAGTGAAAGAAAGTGGGATGAAAGCACTGTATTGAAGGAAGAGGTAGACACCTCCTGCACTAGCAAGAAAGAAACAATTCTCAAgagagaaagaataaaagaatacTCATTTAACCATAGA AGGTCAGCAGAGTCAGAAAGAAGTAAGGTAAATGGAAGATGGAGGTACTGGCTAGAGCAGTGGGTAGATACACAACTTTCAAAGAGTAAAGAGCTTGAAGATTTAGACTCAGTTTTTAGCTCACATTCTAGGGCTGGGGAGGAATATGGAGGAAGACAACTTAAGCTGACAAGTATTAACAATCAGAGACAAAGTCCAGTTGAAGGATTGGATTCTCCTACACTTGGTTCAAGAAGATCTTTTCCTCATAGGAGGCAGTGTTCAGTGGGAGAAGACCACTCATTTTCAAGCTCTCCTGCAACTCCAGCATACATGGCTGCAACAGAATCAGCAAAAGCAAAAGCAAGATCAACAAGCTCCCCAAAAATAAGGACTGGGGGGAATGTGGACATGAACTCTGATAGCTATTCACCATGCAAGAAAAAGCTATCAATTTCATCTTCTATTAACAGTGAAGTGCTTAATAGTGGTAGGATGGGCAAGCTCAGTAGTAGTAACCAGCAGCAAAGATCTCCAAGCTTTAAGGGCCTTTCAGTGCCTATAAAATCAAGCAGAACTACTATCAAGGATCTCAGTATTAATTCAGATTGCTCACTGCCTAATTGGGATCGACAAGCTTCCTTCAAATGA